The following are encoded in a window of Novosphingobium sp. ZN18A2 genomic DNA:
- a CDS encoding peptidylprolyl isomerase yields the protein MTLKQGARAMLREPLVHFLLAGAAIFAIWSNVPPDPGERRIVVSEAMVTRLVDRWMETYHRPPTQDEIDGMIRDDVKDQVYYREAQRLGLDRDDEVVIKRMRNKMESLAMSDAQAATPSDAELQALLDKDPAKYAPNPVYAFDQVYLGDDTPANRAAAKTALARLRAGADPRSIGKPIPLPMHFDGVSSADIADQLGDDFAGALLKLPEGQWTGPVTSGVGLHLVRIDKRVLPRKPTLDEVRQRVENDWRSARSKQAIDKAFNEMVNGYDVVIEKPR from the coding sequence ATGACCCTGAAACAAGGCGCGCGGGCCATGCTGCGCGAACCGCTGGTCCATTTCCTGCTGGCCGGCGCCGCGATTTTCGCGATCTGGTCAAATGTCCCGCCCGATCCGGGCGAACGGCGCATCGTGGTGAGCGAGGCGATGGTCACGCGGCTCGTCGACCGCTGGATGGAAACCTATCACCGCCCGCCCACGCAGGACGAGATAGATGGCATGATCCGCGACGATGTGAAGGATCAGGTCTATTACCGCGAAGCACAGCGCCTTGGATTGGACCGGGATGACGAGGTCGTGATCAAGCGGATGCGCAACAAGATGGAATCGCTGGCGATGTCAGACGCGCAGGCCGCCACGCCCAGCGATGCCGAATTGCAGGCGCTGCTGGACAAAGACCCGGCAAAATACGCGCCCAACCCGGTCTATGCCTTCGATCAGGTCTATCTGGGCGACGACACCCCGGCGAACCGCGCCGCGGCAAAGACCGCGCTCGCCAGGCTCAGGGCTGGCGCCGATCCGCGAAGCATCGGCAAGCCGATCCCGCTGCCGATGCATTTCGATGGCGTCTCTTCGGCCGACATCGCCGACCAGCTTGGCGACGACTTTGCCGGTGCGCTGCTGAAGCTGCCCGAAGGACAATGGACCGGCCCCGTTACATCGGGCGTCGGGCTGCACCTTGTGCGGATCGACAAGCGCGTGTTGCCGCGCAAGCCCACGCTCGACGAAGTGCGCCAGCGGGTCGAGAACGACTGGCGATCGGCCAGATCGAAGCAGGCAATCGACAAGGCCTTCAACGAGATGGTCAACGGTTACGACGTGGTGATCGAGAAGCCGCGATGA
- a CDS encoding DUF3604 domain-containing protein, translated as MKKSVLAGTGMAALAAGLLIFASNRSEATQVAPAAAGNAGTVKLTDVPERVYWGDTHLHTANSVDAFGFGNRLMPEDALRFARGEEVTSSTGIKAKLARPLDFLVITDHAEGLGSTKAFYDTPRSQIRDPRMLHWYDLMHQGIGGSLKATAEMLIARGKNEGAFGFDAGGDKLTRSVWDAQIDTVERYNQPGRFTAFIGFEYTLMDGGNNLHRNLVFRDGGSKARQVLPADPGFLKTPDRLWDYMDAYEKKTGGKVLAIPHNSNLSNGLMFMMTEPGGGPMSAAYARRRAAHEPLVEITQIKGDSETHPFLSPNDEFAGFGVAGWDQNNLLHSQPTTPDMYAGDYVREALKRGLQIAQRTGENPYKFGVVGSTDSHTALSTADDDNFFGKHPGVEPNPHRTTDTLIPGMPKEKVGIMNWQTLASGYAAVWARANTRAELWDAMKRREVYATTGPRMVLRFFGGWNFTDSDLKGDWVHAGYGRGVPMGGTLGTRGKNGAPSFIVSALKDPIGANLDRVQVVKGWTDKAGKSHEKVFDVVWSDMDKRRIMNGKVPAVGNTVDTGKATYANSIGAPALATVWTDPEFDPTQRAFYYLRVLQIPTPTWMDYDKVKFNETLPAEIPLTQQERGYTSPIWYTPPVS; from the coding sequence GTGAAAAAATCTGTTCTTGCCGGAACCGGCATGGCTGCTCTGGCCGCCGGATTGCTCATCTTCGCGAGCAACCGGTCCGAAGCGACGCAGGTCGCACCGGCTGCCGCAGGTAATGCCGGAACCGTCAAGCTGACCGACGTGCCCGAACGCGTCTATTGGGGCGACACGCACCTCCACACGGCCAATTCTGTCGATGCCTTCGGTTTCGGCAATCGCCTGATGCCCGAAGATGCGCTGCGCTTTGCGCGTGGTGAGGAAGTCACCTCTTCCACCGGGATCAAGGCGAAGCTCGCCCGCCCGCTCGATTTCCTGGTCATCACCGATCACGCTGAAGGGCTTGGTTCGACCAAGGCGTTTTACGATACGCCGCGCAGCCAGATCCGCGATCCCAGAATGCTGCACTGGTATGACCTGATGCACCAAGGCATCGGCGGATCGCTGAAGGCAACCGCCGAAATGCTGATCGCGCGCGGCAAGAACGAAGGGGCGTTCGGTTTCGATGCCGGCGGAGACAAGCTTACGCGCTCCGTTTGGGATGCGCAGATCGACACGGTCGAACGCTATAACCAGCCGGGCAGGTTCACCGCGTTCATCGGTTTCGAATACACGCTGATGGATGGCGGCAACAACCTCCACCGCAACCTTGTGTTCCGCGATGGCGGCAGCAAGGCCCGCCAGGTTCTCCCCGCAGACCCCGGCTTCCTGAAAACGCCCGACAGGCTGTGGGACTACATGGACGCCTATGAGAAGAAAACGGGCGGCAAGGTGCTGGCGATCCCGCACAACTCCAACCTGTCGAACGGGTTGATGTTCATGATGACCGAACCCGGCGGCGGCCCGATGAGCGCAGCCTATGCCCGTCGCCGCGCCGCGCACGAACCGCTGGTCGAGATCACGCAGATCAAGGGCGACAGCGAAACGCACCCCTTCCTTTCGCCCAACGACGAATTCGCCGGTTTCGGCGTTGCCGGGTGGGACCAGAACAACCTGCTGCACAGCCAGCCCACCACGCCCGACATGTACGCAGGCGATTATGTGCGCGAGGCATTGAAACGCGGCCTGCAGATCGCGCAACGAACCGGTGAAAATCCCTACAAGTTCGGCGTCGTCGGCTCGACAGACAGCCACACCGCGCTCTCCACCGCCGATGACGACAATTTCTTCGGCAAGCATCCGGGCGTGGAGCCCAATCCGCACCGCACAACCGACACGCTGATCCCCGGCATGCCGAAAGAGAAGGTCGGGATCATGAACTGGCAGACGCTGGCCAGCGGTTATGCGGCGGTCTGGGCGCGGGCCAACACCCGCGCGGAACTGTGGGACGCGATGAAGCGGCGCGAGGTCTATGCCACCACCGGCCCGCGCATGGTGCTGCGCTTCTTCGGCGGCTGGAATTTCACCGATAGCGACCTGAAGGGCGACTGGGTTCACGCAGGATACGGGCGCGGCGTGCCGATGGGCGGCACGCTGGGCACGCGGGGCAAGAACGGCGCCCCCAGCTTCATCGTTTCCGCGCTGAAAGACCCGATTGGCGCCAACCTCGACCGCGTTCAGGTGGTCAAGGGCTGGACCGACAAGGCGGGCAAGAGCCACGAAAAGGTGTTCGACGTCGTGTGGAGCGACATGGACAAGCGCCGGATCATGAACGGCAAGGTTCCGGCGGTGGGCAACACCGTCGATACCGGCAAGGCGACCTATGCCAATTCGATCGGCGCACCCGCGCTGGCGACGGTGTGGACCGATCCCGAGTTCGATCCTACACAGCGCGCATTCTATTACCTGCGCGTGCTGCAGATCCCCACGCCGACCTGGATGGATTACGACAAGGTGAAGTTCAACGAGACGCTTCCCGCCGAAATCCCGCTGACCCAGCAGGAGCGCGGCTATACATCGCCCATCTGGTACACGCCGCCCGTTTCATGA
- a CDS encoding DUF4402 domain-containing protein yields MKAEKIDAIRALAAAAIIAGAVPTSVASAQEASARGRVSAIVVRPLSVTRTGDLDFGTVAATGKGGGTVRVAPFARAARFAGSARQADCGTDAACGAVHAASFLVTGEPGRRYRVRLPAEATARDPRNPALALKVVALAARARSAVDRIGEGQLDGAGSDRLQIGGTLVVPPFTKAGHFTARIAVLIDYD; encoded by the coding sequence ATGAAGGCCGAAAAGATCGATGCCATTCGCGCGCTGGCCGCAGCGGCAATTATTGCCGGTGCCGTCCCCACATCGGTTGCCAGCGCGCAGGAGGCTTCGGCGCGGGGCAGGGTGAGTGCCATTGTGGTGCGACCACTGTCGGTCACGCGGACTGGCGATCTGGATTTCGGGACGGTTGCGGCAACCGGCAAGGGCGGCGGAACGGTTCGGGTGGCGCCTTTCGCGCGCGCGGCGCGGTTCGCGGGCTCCGCGCGGCAGGCCGATTGCGGAACCGATGCAGCGTGCGGCGCGGTCCATGCCGCATCGTTCCTGGTAACGGGTGAGCCGGGACGGCGATATCGTGTGCGCCTTCCCGCCGAAGCGACCGCCCGCGATCCGCGCAATCCGGCGCTTGCGCTGAAGGTTGTCGCGCTTGCGGCGCGCGCGCGGTCAGCCGTGGACCGAATCGGCGAGGGGCAACTGGACGGCGCTGGTTCGGACCGGCTGCAAATAGGCGGCACGCTGGTTGTCCCGCCGTTTACGAAAGCAGGCCATTTCACCGCCCGGATCGCGGTTCTGATAGACTACGATTGA
- a CDS encoding DUF4402 domain-containing protein — MFKKIILVAASAAAFSTPAHAAPSSATASGDATATVVSPITLDHDSGAVLAFGSFSAGTGGTVVVNRNGRGSVTGDVSFVAASTNSADSFTVGGQADTAFSISTTDSTVSTGGTTPSTMDFTTNAPAKGTLDSSGAATFTVGGTLTVGASQAPGSYTGTYDATVTYN, encoded by the coding sequence ATGTTCAAGAAGATTATCCTGGTTGCCGCATCGGCCGCGGCTTTTTCAACGCCCGCACATGCGGCGCCCAGTTCGGCGACGGCATCGGGTGATGCGACGGCGACGGTTGTTTCGCCGATCACGCTTGACCATGACAGCGGCGCGGTCCTGGCCTTCGGTTCGTTCAGTGCCGGCACCGGCGGCACCGTCGTGGTCAACCGCAATGGTCGCGGTTCGGTTACGGGCGACGTCAGCTTCGTTGCCGCTTCGACCAATTCGGCCGACAGCTTCACCGTTGGCGGACAGGCGGATACGGCCTTTTCGATCTCCACCACGGACAGCACGGTTTCGACCGGAGGCACCACGCCCTCCACAATGGATTTCACCACCAACGCCCCGGCCAAGGGCACGCTGGACAGCAGCGGTGCTGCCACCTTCACCGTTGGCGGCACGCTGACGGTCGGTGCCAGCCAGGCGCCCGGTTCCTATACCGGCACCTATGACGCGACCGTAACCTACAACTGA
- a CDS encoding DUF4402 domain-containing protein, with protein sequence MRILPSAAVLSGLGGLAAACLCPSPALAGSASQSSVTGKVQANVVEPMDIRLLDDMRFGAFISPVAGGTIAVAPDGTVSTASGMTGQDAISQPSTGRGPAAFRLNGTKNRFFIAKVPKDITISNGGASMLVSNITANVKNGKSVFDADGMFTLKVGGTLNVNANQQTGSYSGTFQVTVLYQ encoded by the coding sequence ATGCGCATTCTCCCATCTGCCGCCGTCCTTTCGGGACTGGGCGGACTGGCTGCGGCCTGCCTGTGCCCGTCGCCGGCGCTGGCGGGTAGCGCCAGCCAGTCGAGCGTTACGGGCAAGGTTCAGGCCAACGTCGTCGAACCGATGGATATCCGGTTGCTGGACGATATGCGCTTCGGGGCGTTCATCAGTCCGGTCGCAGGCGGCACGATTGCCGTTGCGCCGGACGGAACGGTTTCCACCGCCAGCGGCATGACCGGGCAGGATGCCATTTCCCAGCCGTCAACCGGGCGCGGCCCCGCCGCGTTTCGCCTGAACGGCACGAAGAACCGCTTCTTCATCGCCAAGGTGCCCAAGGACATCACCATTTCCAACGGCGGTGCATCCATGCTGGTGAGCAACATCACCGCGAACGTGAAGAACGGGAAGAGCGTGTTCGATGCGGACGGGATGTTCACGCTGAAAGTCGGCGGCACGCTGAACGTGAACGCGAACCAGCAGACCGGGAGTTATTCCGGTACCTTCCAGGTAACTGTCCTTTATCAATAA
- a CDS encoding LysR family transcriptional regulator has product MISLHQLEMIVAIHRAGGFRAAARELKITQPTLSKAVMRMETQLGYKLFERTPTGARPTPAAEFIAKGAEPLLEDAARLMAEAKRRHDGEEGLLRLGIGPMLKHVLLPDLVRRIRDRFPGVHYQITQTGADDLTRLATERKMDAVFVYHEVARKEDDLIRARIFSDDVVVIARSGHPLQTAGVVAQDDLRAFDFALPGMPAHVMDWLEFPPDKGRSRGVALESDNYEVLLDQIGRSDCLTLAPRTFFADLIDAGTIVTIPTFKPPLTYECWMLSPPEFARTPMFSAIAAIARDMFRGVNG; this is encoded by the coding sequence ATGATCAGCCTGCATCAGTTGGAAATGATCGTCGCGATCCATCGCGCGGGTGGCTTCCGGGCCGCGGCGCGCGAATTGAAGATCACGCAGCCGACCCTGAGCAAGGCCGTGATGCGCATGGAAACGCAGCTTGGCTACAAGCTGTTCGAGCGCACGCCCACGGGAGCGCGCCCGACCCCGGCGGCAGAATTCATCGCCAAAGGGGCCGAACCCTTGCTGGAGGATGCCGCGCGGCTGATGGCCGAGGCAAAGCGGCGTCACGATGGTGAGGAGGGCCTTCTCAGGTTGGGAATCGGCCCGATGCTGAAGCATGTGCTGCTGCCGGACTTGGTCAGGCGGATCAGGGATCGCTTCCCCGGCGTCCATTACCAGATCACCCAGACGGGGGCGGACGACCTCACGCGGCTGGCGACCGAACGCAAGATGGATGCGGTCTTCGTCTATCACGAAGTGGCGCGCAAGGAAGATGACCTGATCCGCGCCAGGATATTCAGCGACGATGTCGTCGTGATCGCGCGCAGCGGCCATCCTCTCCAGACAGCAGGCGTGGTTGCGCAAGACGATCTTCGCGCATTCGACTTCGCCTTGCCGGGTATGCCCGCGCATGTGATGGATTGGCTCGAATTTCCGCCGGACAAAGGCCGATCGCGCGGCGTTGCGCTGGAATCCGACAATTACGAGGTTCTGCTTGACCAGATCGGTCGATCCGATTGCCTGACGCTGGCCCCCCGAACCTTCTTTGCCGACCTGATCGATGCGGGAACGATCGTTACGATACCAACCTTCAAGCCGCCGCTCACGTATGAATGCTGGATGCTGTCTCCGCCGGAATTTGCGCGCACGCCGATGTTCTCGGCCATTGCCGCAATCGCGCGTGACATGTTTCGTGGCGTGAATGGATGA
- a CDS encoding DUF4402 domain-containing protein → MTAALAALAGTPALANPPSVSVTADNDLAFGRMIVFSQGSRTVSYTGTVQDSGVMNLPGSTARPAQFTVTFDRGNQSRRPLDVMIELVVFPASQVIVGGVTARLGQFDSDLPGASVLTAGQVYQIEFANCVTRTCSRTFHVGGRLDVTRAFGGAAIAIPIPVNATLVAMN, encoded by the coding sequence ATGACGGCGGCCCTTGCGGCGCTGGCTGGCACGCCGGCCCTGGCCAATCCGCCCAGCGTCAGCGTCACGGCGGACAACGATCTCGCTTTCGGCCGGATGATCGTCTTTTCGCAAGGATCGCGCACCGTTTCCTATACCGGGACGGTGCAGGATTCGGGCGTGATGAACCTGCCCGGAAGCACGGCGCGACCGGCACAGTTCACCGTCACTTTCGATCGCGGCAACCAGAGCCGCCGGCCGCTGGACGTTATGATAGAGCTAGTGGTTTTCCCGGCGTCGCAGGTGATTGTCGGCGGTGTGACGGCCCGGCTCGGCCAGTTCGATTCCGATCTTCCGGGCGCATCGGTTCTGACGGCGGGGCAGGTGTATCAGATAGAGTTCGCCAACTGCGTCACGCGGACCTGCTCGCGCACGTTCCACGTCGGCGGACGGCTGGATGTGACCCGCGCCTTTGGCGGTGCGGCCATCGCGATCCCGATCCCCGTCAACGCGACGCTGGTGGCGATGAACTAG
- a CDS encoding TonB-dependent receptor, protein MPALIVGIAIASPAYAADDGQNESTASLAAGAPAQDGTQDQAGTGQLKQIVVTAQKRVERENDIGMSIQAVGSEELTRLGIKDTADLSKVTPGLNFTPSAYGTPIFTIRGVGFQDTSLAASPTVSVYVDEVPLPFSVMTAGASLDLQRVEVLKGPQGILFGQNATGGAINYIANKPTDTFSAGADVSYGRFDQLDAQVFVSGPLSDSLKYRVAVRRQSMDDWQHGFTGPMSSGQQDLWTGRVMLQFEPTNTFRATLNVNGWRDRSDTQVPQFFGVVPLNPLNGVDPRILAYPLAPHDPRAADRSACINNSPFNEPFNTIPPPYGFTPDRPTTASNCTSLARDNSFYQIALRMELDLSDSVTLTSVSAYEHFKRDQPVEGDGLIYQDYESQQRGYIDTLYQELRLSGSFSTTGNWIVGVNYERDKTYDNFLQSYGNSGAVPTLGILLGPTNPQNRQKTQTYAVFGNVQVPLTDTLSVYAGGRYTKVNKDYQGCAHDSGDGTWSLASQAIQNLLAFVNGYITQAEYLAGQGPGVDAGPGACATTGPGPTFNPATPDFFNTLDQDNFSFRAGVDWKPIPDTLIYANISRGFKAGGFPTVATSSYTQLEPAVQEQLTAYELGVKSTLFDRHMQLNAALFYYDYKDKQILGSLTDPVFGALPALVNVPKSEVKGFEVSTQIAPFAGFNMSAGVSYAKSRVIGDYYNYDPFNPMPVNFKDEPFPNAPPWQAYGDAQYTFALTDSLDAFFGGTINYQSSTRQFFYDQGPNPVQPADLLEIPARTLVDLRAGIEKGPWTLQFWGRNVFNKWYWTQATHTNDALLRFTGMPATYGMTFSWKM, encoded by the coding sequence GTGCCAGCTCTGATCGTCGGAATTGCGATTGCTTCGCCCGCATATGCGGCAGACGACGGGCAAAACGAATCCACGGCCAGCCTGGCCGCAGGCGCCCCTGCCCAGGACGGGACGCAGGACCAGGCGGGCACCGGCCAGTTGAAGCAGATCGTCGTGACGGCCCAGAAGCGTGTCGAACGTGAAAACGACATCGGCATGTCCATCCAGGCTGTCGGAAGCGAGGAACTTACGCGCCTGGGCATCAAGGACACGGCAGACCTTTCAAAGGTCACGCCCGGCCTGAACTTCACGCCATCGGCCTATGGCACGCCAATTTTCACCATTCGCGGCGTGGGCTTCCAGGACACCTCGCTCGCGGCCTCCCCAACGGTCAGCGTCTATGTTGACGAAGTGCCATTGCCGTTCTCGGTGATGACCGCGGGTGCATCGCTGGACCTGCAACGGGTCGAAGTGCTCAAGGGACCGCAAGGCATCCTGTTCGGCCAGAACGCCACCGGCGGCGCGATCAACTATATCGCCAACAAGCCGACCGACACGTTCTCTGCCGGTGCCGATGTCAGTTATGGCCGCTTCGACCAGCTTGACGCGCAGGTGTTCGTTTCAGGACCGCTGAGCGACAGCCTGAAGTATCGCGTTGCGGTGCGCCGCCAGTCGATGGACGATTGGCAGCACGGTTTCACGGGCCCCATGTCGTCCGGTCAGCAAGACCTCTGGACTGGCCGCGTGATGTTGCAGTTCGAACCCACCAACACCTTCCGCGCGACGCTGAACGTGAATGGCTGGCGCGACCGGTCCGACACGCAGGTGCCGCAATTCTTCGGCGTGGTGCCGCTAAATCCGTTGAACGGCGTCGATCCCCGGATCCTGGCCTATCCGCTGGCGCCGCACGATCCCAGGGCCGCGGATCGCAGCGCATGCATCAACAATTCGCCGTTCAACGAACCGTTCAACACCATCCCGCCGCCATATGGTTTTACACCCGACCGGCCAACGACGGCGAGCAATTGCACCAGCCTGGCGCGCGACAACAGCTTTTACCAGATCGCGTTGCGCATGGAGCTGGACCTGTCTGATTCCGTCACGCTGACGTCGGTCAGCGCCTATGAGCATTTCAAGCGCGACCAGCCGGTGGAAGGCGATGGCCTGATCTATCAGGACTATGAATCGCAGCAGCGCGGTTACATCGATACGCTCTATCAGGAACTGCGGCTGAGCGGGTCGTTCTCCACCACGGGGAACTGGATCGTCGGCGTGAACTACGAACGCGACAAGACATACGACAATTTCCTGCAAAGTTACGGCAACTCCGGCGCGGTGCCCACGCTAGGCATCCTGCTTGGGCCGACGAACCCGCAGAACCGCCAGAAAACGCAGACGTATGCGGTGTTCGGCAACGTCCAGGTGCCCTTGACCGATACGCTGTCCGTCTATGCCGGCGGGCGCTACACCAAGGTCAACAAGGACTATCAGGGCTGCGCGCACGATTCCGGCGACGGGACATGGTCGCTGGCGTCCCAGGCCATCCAGAACCTTCTCGCCTTCGTAAACGGCTATATCACGCAGGCCGAATATCTTGCCGGACAGGGTCCGGGCGTGGATGCCGGACCGGGCGCCTGCGCCACCACCGGACCTGGGCCGACGTTCAACCCCGCAACGCCGGACTTCTTCAACACGCTGGACCAGGACAATTTCTCGTTCCGCGCAGGCGTGGACTGGAAGCCCATTCCCGATACGCTGATCTATGCGAACATCAGCCGCGGCTTCAAGGCGGGCGGATTCCCGACCGTCGCGACGAGTTCCTATACCCAGCTTGAGCCCGCGGTGCAGGAACAGCTTACCGCTTACGAACTGGGCGTGAAGAGCACCCTGTTCGACCGGCATATGCAGTTGAACGCCGCGCTGTTCTATTACGATTACAAGGACAAGCAGATACTGGGCAGCCTGACGGACCCCGTGTTTGGCGCGCTTCCCGCACTGGTCAACGTGCCGAAGTCCGAAGTGAAGGGCTTTGAGGTTTCAACGCAGATCGCGCCGTTTGCCGGCTTCAACATGTCGGCCGGTGTCAGCTATGCGAAGAGCAGGGTTATCGGCGATTACTACAATTACGATCCGTTCAACCCGATGCCCGTCAACTTCAAGGACGAGCCCTTCCCCAACGCTCCGCCGTGGCAGGCCTATGGCGACGCGCAGTACACGTTCGCGCTGACGGACTCGCTCGACGCGTTTTTCGGCGGCACGATCAACTACCAGTCCAGCACGCGGCAGTTCTTTTATGACCAGGGTCCGAATCCGGTACAACCGGCGGACCTGCTGGAAATTCCCGCACGCACGCTGGTGGATCTTCGTGCCGGTATTGAGAAAGGACCGTGGACCCTGCAGTTCTGGGGCCGCAACGTGTTCAACAAGTGGTACTGGACGCAGGCCACCCATACCAACGATGCCCTGCTTCGCTTCACCGGCATGCCGGCGACATACGGCATGACGTTCAGCTGGAAGATGTAA
- a CDS encoding HupE/UreJ family protein: MSLRPIVTACVAFCLALLSFAHTARADVLQPGYLELDEQTQGTWKVIWKAPILGGIAIRARPSLPEWCKLSRGEPRLQGAALVETMTATCSKPLAGGKVGLKGLERGYTDALLRIAPLGEPVDAQRLTPDAPFITVPVKPDRWQVARTYLSLGIEHILTGWDHFLFVLCLVLLIRRGWQVAKTVTAFTVAHSLTLAATTLGLFTIPRRPVEICIALSIVFLAVEIVKEDPAHPRLTSRVPWLVAFSFGLLHGFGFAAALAEIGVPQSDVPMALFSFNVGVEIGQLAIVALGFAIIALVKRFAASAEVRLRHIAAYLIGSTAAFWMIQRAVL, from the coding sequence ATGAGCCTGCGCCCGATCGTCACCGCGTGCGTGGCGTTTTGCCTTGCGCTTCTCTCCTTCGCGCACACGGCGCGCGCGGATGTGTTGCAGCCGGGCTATCTGGAACTCGACGAGCAAACGCAGGGCACGTGGAAAGTCATCTGGAAGGCGCCGATCCTTGGCGGCATCGCGATCCGCGCGCGCCCTTCCCTGCCCGAATGGTGCAAACTCTCTCGCGGGGAGCCGCGCTTGCAAGGCGCGGCGCTGGTCGAAACGATGACCGCCACCTGCTCCAAGCCGCTTGCTGGCGGCAAGGTGGGACTAAAGGGGCTGGAGCGCGGTTATACCGACGCCTTGTTGCGCATCGCTCCGCTGGGTGAGCCTGTCGACGCGCAACGCCTGACGCCTGATGCGCCATTCATCACCGTGCCGGTCAAGCCCGACCGCTGGCAGGTCGCCCGAACATACCTGAGCCTCGGCATCGAACACATCCTGACCGGGTGGGACCATTTCCTGTTCGTGCTGTGCCTGGTGCTGCTGATCCGGCGCGGCTGGCAAGTCGCGAAAACGGTAACGGCATTCACTGTTGCCCACTCTCTGACGCTGGCGGCAACCACACTGGGGCTGTTCACCATTCCGCGACGCCCGGTGGAGATCTGCATCGCGCTGTCGATCGTGTTTCTGGCGGTAGAGATCGTGAAGGAAGACCCGGCGCACCCACGCCTCACCTCGCGCGTTCCGTGGCTGGTGGCGTTCAGCTTCGGCCTGCTCCACGGATTCGGGTTTGCTGCCGCACTGGCGGAGATTGGCGTGCCGCAAAGCGACGTACCGATGGCGCTGTTCAGCTTCAATGTGGGCGTGGAAATCGGCCAGCTAGCCATCGTGGCGCTCGGCTTCGCGATCATCGCGCTGGTCAAGCGTTTCGCGGCAAGCGCCGAAGTCCGCCTGCGCCATATCGCCGCTTACCTGATCGGCAGCACAGCGGCGTTCTGGATGATCCAGCGCGCCGTCTTGTGA